A region from the Drosophila bipectinata strain 14024-0381.07 chromosome 3R, DbipHiC1v2, whole genome shotgun sequence genome encodes:
- the pre-mod(mdg4)-T gene encoding modifier of mdg4: FWPERLGFNTIFNLLHLHSYLTAATSASKAISGVNPPRKRGRPKRNNVDDTPKPKLLDKLRAATENEAASEPAVYASTTKGGVKLIFNGHLFKFSFRKADYSVFQCCYREHGEECKVRVVCDQKRVFPYDGEHAHFMQASDKSCLASQFMPGESGAISSLDTSMKDSKVEQLLKKTPKLEEDVELEEEEHEVFEIQEIDEVDVEPSLEAPELPDEPPLVEAQQEVDPNDFREKIKRRLQKALQNKKK; encoded by the exons ttttggccagaaaggCTTGGTTTTAACACGATTTTTAACCTGTTGCATTTGCATTCTTATTTGACAGCCGCCACATCCGCATCAAAAGCAATTTCTGGAGTAAATCCACCACGTAAACGGGGTCGTCCAAAGCGCAACAATGTCGATGATACACCCAAGCCGAAACTACTTGACAAGCTACGTGCAGCCACCGAAAACGAGGCGGCAAGCGAACCAGCAGTGTATGCTTCAACCACAAAAG GAGGTGTGAAACTCATTTTCAACGGACACCTGTTTAAGTTCTCCTTCCGGAAGGCCGACTACTCCGTTTTCCAATGCTGCTACCGCGAACATGGAGAGGAATGCAAAGTGCGCGTTGTGTGCGACCAAAAACGAGTCTTTCCTTATGACGGCGAGCATGCCCATTTCATGCAGGCTAGTGACAAGAGTTGCCTGGCCTCGCAGTTCATGCCAGGAGAATCGGGCGCTATTTCTTCTTTGGACACATCTATGAAGGATAGTAAAGTAGAGCAGCTACTTAAGAAAACGCCAAAACTTGAGGAGGACGTGGAGTTGGAGGAGGAAGAACACGAGGTGTTTGAGATTCAAGAAATAGACGAAGTCGATGTGGAGCCATCTTTGGAGGCTCCAGAATTGCCTGACGAACCACCACTGGTAGAGGCGCAGCAAGAAGTGGATCCCAACGATTTCCGCGAGAAAATCAAAAGACGTCTACAAAAGGCGttgcaaaacaaaaagaagTGA
- the pre-mod(mdg4)-Z gene encoding uncharacterized protein pre-mod(mdg4)-Z, with product MNQFPELQQIFLQIYKYTPLVTQHVRNCGPQLFLISRKGGTLLTINNFIYRSNLKFFGKENNILYWECVQNRSVKCRSRLKTIGDDLYVTNDVHNHMGDNQRIEAARAAGMLIHKKLSSLTPADRIHGTWRLEPEIQIEQL from the exons ATGAATCAATTTCCAGAGCTTCAGCAAATTTTTctacaaatatataaatatacacctTTGG tTACCCAACACGTGAGGAATTGTGGACCGCAATTGTTTCTGATCAGCCGCAAGGGAGGAACCCTTCTTACCATCAACAACTTTATTTACCGCTCCAATCTCAAGTTCTTTGGcaaggaaaataatattttgtactGGGAGTGCGTCCAAAACCGATCCGTAAAGTGTCGGAGCCGTTTGAAGACCATAGGAGATGATCTCTATGTTACCAATG ATGTGCACAACCACATGGGTGACAATCAGCGGATTGAGGCAGCTAGGGCTGCTGGAATGCTAATTCACAAGAAACTTAGCTCCCTAACACCCGCTGATCGAATCCATGGTACCTGGAGATTAGAGCCGGAGATCCAAATTGAACAATTGTAA
- the LOC108121548 gene encoding modifier of mdg4-like isoform X15: MADDEQFSLCWNNFNTNLSAGFHESLCRGDLVDVSLAAEGQIVKAHRLVLSVCSPFFRKMFTQMPSNTHAIVFLNNVSHSALKDLIQFMYCGEVNVKQDALPAFISTAESLQIKGLTDNDPAPQPPHEPSPPPAAPHVQQQQVATQRVQRQQPRPAARYKIETVDEGLGDDKGTTQIVIQTTSAPQATIVQQQPQQQQQTTQIQTQQLQTGSTTTATLVTTNKRSAQRSNLAQSSSAGVKRTKTVMDPLESETGTTATTTTQQIVPQQITVQTTVVSAAEKLPQSQVRQQQQQEEAEYIDLPMEIPTKSEPDYTEDHGDGAGDAEGPYVEDDTYGDMRYDDSYFTENEDAGNQAANTSGGAVSATTSKAVVKQQSYSDSSFVEGGADQSTTEAQARRRYAKKPKQYDGTAAFDLAPHRRPKLIIANNQFIVHRIYGKDNLIGSWRCMYHHKGCKARASTFMVDNDVKYRSSCSSHNHKNVKYKMSRLNIPWAARD, translated from the exons ATGGCGGACGACGAGCAATTCAGTTTGTGCTGGAACAATTTCAACACAAATCTGTCGGCTGGGTTCCACGAGTCGCTATGTCGCGGCGATTTGGTGGACGTTTCCCTTGCGGCGGAGGGGCAAATCGTGAAGGCCCACCGGTTGGTTCTATCGGTGTGCTCGCCCTTCTTCCGCAAAATGTTCACCCAAATGCCCTCAAACACCCACGCCATTG TATTTTTGAACAACGTCAGCCACTCGGCTCTGAAGGACCTGATCCAGTTTATGTATTGCGGGGAGGTGAACGTAAAGCAGGACGCCCTGCCCGCGTTTATCAGCACCGCGGAATCGCTGCAAATCAAGGGGCTAACGGAT aaTGACCCTGCGCCGCAGCCACCGCATGAGCCCAGCCCCCCGCCAGCAGCACCCCATGTACAACAGCAGCAAGTGGCTACCCAGCGCGTCCAGCGCCAGCAGCCGCGTCCTGCCGCCCGCTACAAGATTGAGACCGTGGACGAGGGATTGGGCGACGACAAGGGCACCACCCAGATAGTCATCCAGACCACGTCAGCACCCCAAGCCACCATTGTACAACAGcaaccgcagcagcagcagcaaacgACCCAAATCCAGACTCAGCAGCTGCAGACAGGATCCACGACGACGGCCACCCTGGTGACGACAAACAAACGATCCGCCCAGCGCTCCAATCTGGCCCAGAGCAGTAGCGCCGGTGTCAAGCGTACGAAAACGGTAATGGACCCACTGGAATCTGAAACTGGAACTACGGCGACCACCACGACGCAGCAGATAGTGCCGCAGCAAATCACCGTTCAGACCACTGTTGTATCGGCGGCGGAAAAGCTACCTCAATCGCAGGTacgccagcagcaacagcaggagGAAGCTGAATACATTGATCTCCCCATGGAAATACCCACGAAATCTGAACCGGACTACACTGAGGACCACGGTGATGGTGCTGGCGATGCGGAAGGCCCATACGTTGAAGACGATACCTACGGCGACATGCGCTATGACGACAGCTACTTCACCGAAAACGAGGATGCGGGCAACCAGGCGGCGAACACCAGTGGCGGTGCCGTCTCTGCCACCACATCCAAGGCTGTAGTCAAACAGCAGAGCTACAGTGACTCGTCGTTCGTCGAGGGTGGCGCGGATCAGAGCACGACAGAGGCTCAAG CTCGCCGTCGATACGCCAAAAAGCCAAAGCAGTATGATGGTACCGCAGCTTTTGACCTGGCACCTCATAGACGCCCCAAGCTAATCATAGCCAATAATCAGTTCATCGTACATAGGATATATGGAAAAGACAACTTGATCGGATCCTGGCGCTGCATGTATCATCACAAGGGATGCAAGGCGAGGGCCTCAACCTTTATGGTTGACAACGACGTAAAGTATAGAAGTAGTTGCTCCTCTCATAATCATAAGAACGTAAAGTATAAGATGTCCAGACTTAATATTCCCTGGGCAGCACGTGATTAG
- the LOC108121548 gene encoding modifier of mdg4-like isoform X1: protein MADDEQFSLCWNNFNTNLSAGFHESLCRGDLVDVSLAAEGQIVKAHRLVLSVCSPFFRKMFTQMPSNTHAIVFLNNVSHSALKDLIQFMYCGEVNVKQDALPAFISTAESLQIKGLTDNDPAPQPPHEPSPPPAAPHVQQQQVATQRVQRQQPRPAARYKIETVDEGLGDDKGTTQIVIQTTSAPQATIVQQQPQQQQQTTQIQTQQLQTGSTTTATLVTTNKRSAQRSNLAQSSSAGVKRTKTVMDPLESETGTTATTTTQQIVPQQITVQTTVVSAAEKLPQSQVRQQQQQEEAEYIDLPMEIPTKSEPDYTEDHGDGAGDAEGPYVEDDTYGDMRYDDSYFTENEDAGNQAANTSGGAVSATTSKAVVKQQSYSDSSFVEGGADQSTTEAQVEIKMEPPPADDKVAMSAVTSLSDDESFRKPYTLPKILDGKFYKDIQPNLKTPGAIQAICTSCCVLISGTTKSTGNFLSHIKRRHKELLPLCQLYCQAKSNGSVAATKNPVPVSTSLTAASVTDPVQETVATVAPVVTYPTAPATHLAMPMTVPVPVPFRTMSLAMPLSLPNVQTPQMMALMQQYQTHDSMFIKKD from the exons ATGGCGGACGACGAGCAATTCAGTTTGTGCTGGAACAATTTCAACACAAATCTGTCGGCTGGGTTCCACGAGTCGCTATGTCGCGGCGATTTGGTGGACGTTTCCCTTGCGGCGGAGGGGCAAATCGTGAAGGCCCACCGGTTGGTTCTATCGGTGTGCTCGCCCTTCTTCCGCAAAATGTTCACCCAAATGCCCTCAAACACCCACGCCATTG TATTTTTGAACAACGTCAGCCACTCGGCTCTGAAGGACCTGATCCAGTTTATGTATTGCGGGGAGGTGAACGTAAAGCAGGACGCCCTGCCCGCGTTTATCAGCACCGCGGAATCGCTGCAAATCAAGGGGCTAACGGAT aaTGACCCTGCGCCGCAGCCACCGCATGAGCCCAGCCCCCCGCCAGCAGCACCCCATGTACAACAGCAGCAAGTGGCTACCCAGCGCGTCCAGCGCCAGCAGCCGCGTCCTGCCGCCCGCTACAAGATTGAGACCGTGGACGAGGGATTGGGCGACGACAAGGGCACCACCCAGATAGTCATCCAGACCACGTCAGCACCCCAAGCCACCATTGTACAACAGcaaccgcagcagcagcagcaaacgACCCAAATCCAGACTCAGCAGCTGCAGACAGGATCCACGACGACGGCCACCCTGGTGACGACAAACAAACGATCCGCCCAGCGCTCCAATCTGGCCCAGAGCAGTAGCGCCGGTGTCAAGCGTACGAAAACGGTAATGGACCCACTGGAATCTGAAACTGGAACTACGGCGACCACCACGACGCAGCAGATAGTGCCGCAGCAAATCACCGTTCAGACCACTGTTGTATCGGCGGCGGAAAAGCTACCTCAATCGCAGGTacgccagcagcaacagcaggagGAAGCTGAATACATTGATCTCCCCATGGAAATACCCACGAAATCTGAACCGGACTACACTGAGGACCACGGTGATGGTGCTGGCGATGCGGAAGGCCCATACGTTGAAGACGATACCTACGGCGACATGCGCTATGACGACAGCTACTTCACCGAAAACGAGGATGCGGGCAACCAGGCGGCGAACACCAGTGGCGGTGCCGTCTCTGCCACCACATCCAAGGCTGTAGTCAAACAGCAGAGCTACAGTGACTCGTCGTTCGTCGAGGGTGGCGCGGATCAGAGCACGACAGAGGCTCAAG TGGAGATCAAAATGGAGCCGCCTCCAGCAGATGATAAAGTGGCGATGTCTGCGGTAACTTCTCTTAGTGATGATGAATCCTTTAGAAAACCATATACCTTGCCAAAGATTCTTGACGGTAAGTTCTACAAGGACATTCAGCCGAACCTAAAGACTCCAGGCGCCATCCAGGCCATTTGCACAAGTTGCTGCGTTCTGATTTCGGGAACGACCAAGTCCACTGGAAACTTCCTCAGCCATATCAAGAGACGTCACAAGGAACTGCTGCCTTTGTGCCAACTTTACTGCCAGGCCAAGTCCAATGGCTCTGTGGCTGCCACAAAGAATCCCGTACCTGTCTCAACTTCGCTGACGGCGGCGTCTGTGACAGATCCAGTCCAGGAAACCGTCGCTACGGTGGCTCCTGTGGTCACATACCCAACCGCCCCTGCGACTCATTTGGCCATGCCCATGACTGTGCCCGTTCCGGTCCCGTTTCGCACAATGTCCCTGGCGATGCCATTATCCCTGCCCAACGTACAAACACCGCAGATGATGGCATTAATGCAGCAGTACCAGACCCACGACTCGATGTTCATTAAAAAGGACTAG
- the LOC108121548 gene encoding modifier of mdg4-like isoform X26, translated as MADDEQFSLCWNNFNTNLSAGFHESLCRGDLVDVSLAAEGQIVKAHRLVLSVCSPFFRKMFTQMPSNTHAIVFLNNVSHSALKDLIQFMYCGEVNVKQDALPAFISTAESLQIKGLTDNDPAPQPPHEPSPPPAAPHVQQQQVATQRVQRQQPRPAARYKIETVDEGLGDDKGTTQIVIQTTSAPQATIVQQQPQQQQQTTQIQTQQLQTGSTTTATLVTTNKRSAQRSNLAQSSSAGVKRTKTVMDPLESETGTTATTTTQQIVPQQITVQTTVVSAAEKLPQSQVRQQQQQEEAEYIDLPMEIPTKSEPDYTEDHGDGAGDAEGPYVEDDTYGDMRYDDSYFTENEDAGNQAANTSGGAVSATTSKAVVKQQSYSDSSFVEGGADQSTTEAQGVMQSLKALFQDKSSSNSVQYTTTQRGRVMLIYAGYRYVVNRQSLKNVFWRCSRGDQNGAASSR; from the exons ATGGCGGACGACGAGCAATTCAGTTTGTGCTGGAACAATTTCAACACAAATCTGTCGGCTGGGTTCCACGAGTCGCTATGTCGCGGCGATTTGGTGGACGTTTCCCTTGCGGCGGAGGGGCAAATCGTGAAGGCCCACCGGTTGGTTCTATCGGTGTGCTCGCCCTTCTTCCGCAAAATGTTCACCCAAATGCCCTCAAACACCCACGCCATTG TATTTTTGAACAACGTCAGCCACTCGGCTCTGAAGGACCTGATCCAGTTTATGTATTGCGGGGAGGTGAACGTAAAGCAGGACGCCCTGCCCGCGTTTATCAGCACCGCGGAATCGCTGCAAATCAAGGGGCTAACGGAT aaTGACCCTGCGCCGCAGCCACCGCATGAGCCCAGCCCCCCGCCAGCAGCACCCCATGTACAACAGCAGCAAGTGGCTACCCAGCGCGTCCAGCGCCAGCAGCCGCGTCCTGCCGCCCGCTACAAGATTGAGACCGTGGACGAGGGATTGGGCGACGACAAGGGCACCACCCAGATAGTCATCCAGACCACGTCAGCACCCCAAGCCACCATTGTACAACAGcaaccgcagcagcagcagcaaacgACCCAAATCCAGACTCAGCAGCTGCAGACAGGATCCACGACGACGGCCACCCTGGTGACGACAAACAAACGATCCGCCCAGCGCTCCAATCTGGCCCAGAGCAGTAGCGCCGGTGTCAAGCGTACGAAAACGGTAATGGACCCACTGGAATCTGAAACTGGAACTACGGCGACCACCACGACGCAGCAGATAGTGCCGCAGCAAATCACCGTTCAGACCACTGTTGTATCGGCGGCGGAAAAGCTACCTCAATCGCAGGTacgccagcagcaacagcaggagGAAGCTGAATACATTGATCTCCCCATGGAAATACCCACGAAATCTGAACCGGACTACACTGAGGACCACGGTGATGGTGCTGGCGATGCGGAAGGCCCATACGTTGAAGACGATACCTACGGCGACATGCGCTATGACGACAGCTACTTCACCGAAAACGAGGATGCGGGCAACCAGGCGGCGAACACCAGTGGCGGTGCCGTCTCTGCCACCACATCCAAGGCTGTAGTCAAACAGCAGAGCTACAGTGACTCGTCGTTCGTCGAGGGTGGCGCGGATCAGAGCACGACAGAGGCTCAAG GTGTTATGCAATCCCTAAAAGCACTCTTCCAGGACAAGTCCTCCAGCAATAGTGTGCAATACACCACCACGCAGCGAGGGAGAGTAATGCTCATCTATGCCGGATATCGGTATGTGGTGAACCGCCAGAGCCTCAAGAACGTGTTCTGGCGGTGCTCTCG TGGAGATCAAAATGGAGCCGCCTCCAGCAGATGA
- the LOC108121548 gene encoding modifier of mdg4-like isoform X13, producing MADDEQFSLCWNNFNTNLSAGFHESLCRGDLVDVSLAAEGQIVKAHRLVLSVCSPFFRKMFTQMPSNTHAIVFLNNVSHSALKDLIQFMYCGEVNVKQDALPAFISTAESLQIKGLTDNDPAPQPPHEPSPPPAAPHVQQQQVATQRVQRQQPRPAARYKIETVDEGLGDDKGTTQIVIQTTSAPQATIVQQQPQQQQQTTQIQTQQLQTGSTTTATLVTTNKRSAQRSNLAQSSSAGVKRTKTVMDPLESETGTTATTTTQQIVPQQITVQTTVVSAAEKLPQSQVRQQQQQEEAEYIDLPMEIPTKSEPDYTEDHGDGAGDAEGPYVEDDTYGDMRYDDSYFTENEDAGNQAANTSGGAVSATTSKAVVKQQSYSDSSFVEGGADQSTTEAQGVMQSLKALFQDKSSSNSVQYTTTQRGRVMLIYAGYRYVVNRQSLKNVFWRCSRYVKHSCRATLVTSKVQDVALRLAGSPHTHDPEVNSMDFSTDVFDDFPDLQ from the exons ATGGCGGACGACGAGCAATTCAGTTTGTGCTGGAACAATTTCAACACAAATCTGTCGGCTGGGTTCCACGAGTCGCTATGTCGCGGCGATTTGGTGGACGTTTCCCTTGCGGCGGAGGGGCAAATCGTGAAGGCCCACCGGTTGGTTCTATCGGTGTGCTCGCCCTTCTTCCGCAAAATGTTCACCCAAATGCCCTCAAACACCCACGCCATTG TATTTTTGAACAACGTCAGCCACTCGGCTCTGAAGGACCTGATCCAGTTTATGTATTGCGGGGAGGTGAACGTAAAGCAGGACGCCCTGCCCGCGTTTATCAGCACCGCGGAATCGCTGCAAATCAAGGGGCTAACGGAT aaTGACCCTGCGCCGCAGCCACCGCATGAGCCCAGCCCCCCGCCAGCAGCACCCCATGTACAACAGCAGCAAGTGGCTACCCAGCGCGTCCAGCGCCAGCAGCCGCGTCCTGCCGCCCGCTACAAGATTGAGACCGTGGACGAGGGATTGGGCGACGACAAGGGCACCACCCAGATAGTCATCCAGACCACGTCAGCACCCCAAGCCACCATTGTACAACAGcaaccgcagcagcagcagcaaacgACCCAAATCCAGACTCAGCAGCTGCAGACAGGATCCACGACGACGGCCACCCTGGTGACGACAAACAAACGATCCGCCCAGCGCTCCAATCTGGCCCAGAGCAGTAGCGCCGGTGTCAAGCGTACGAAAACGGTAATGGACCCACTGGAATCTGAAACTGGAACTACGGCGACCACCACGACGCAGCAGATAGTGCCGCAGCAAATCACCGTTCAGACCACTGTTGTATCGGCGGCGGAAAAGCTACCTCAATCGCAGGTacgccagcagcaacagcaggagGAAGCTGAATACATTGATCTCCCCATGGAAATACCCACGAAATCTGAACCGGACTACACTGAGGACCACGGTGATGGTGCTGGCGATGCGGAAGGCCCATACGTTGAAGACGATACCTACGGCGACATGCGCTATGACGACAGCTACTTCACCGAAAACGAGGATGCGGGCAACCAGGCGGCGAACACCAGTGGCGGTGCCGTCTCTGCCACCACATCCAAGGCTGTAGTCAAACAGCAGAGCTACAGTGACTCGTCGTTCGTCGAGGGTGGCGCGGATCAGAGCACGACAGAGGCTCAAG GTGTTATGCAATCCCTAAAAGCACTCTTCCAGGACAAGTCCTCCAGCAATAGTGTGCAATACACCACCACGCAGCGAGGGAGAGTAATGCTCATCTATGCCGGATATCGGTATGTGGTGAACCGCCAGAGCCTCAAGAACGTGTTCTGGCGGTGCTCTCGGTACGTGAAACACAGTTGTCGGGCCACTCTGGTGACCTCTAAGGTTCAGGATGTGGCACTGAGGTTAGCTGGGTCGCCTCACACCCACGACCCAGAAGTGAATTCGATGGATTTCTCCACAGACGTCTTCGACGACTTTCCCGATTTGCAATAA
- the LOC108121548 gene encoding modifier of mdg4-like isoform X3, which yields MADDEQFSLCWNNFNTNLSAGFHESLCRGDLVDVSLAAEGQIVKAHRLVLSVCSPFFRKMFTQMPSNTHAIVFLNNVSHSALKDLIQFMYCGEVNVKQDALPAFISTAESLQIKGLTDNDPAPQPPHEPSPPPAAPHVQQQQVATQRVQRQQPRPAARYKIETVDEGLGDDKGTTQIVIQTTSAPQATIVQQQPQQQQQTTQIQTQQLQTGSTTTATLVTTNKRSAQRSNLAQSSSAGVKRTKTVMDPLESETGTTATTTTQQIVPQQITVQTTVVSAAEKLPQSQVRQQQQQEEAEYIDLPMEIPTKSEPDYTEDHGDGAGDAEGPYVEDDTYGDMRYDDSYFTENEDAGNQAANTSGGAVSATTSKAVVKQQSYSDSSFVEGGADQSTTEAQGKEKELDKNGKDAKEQDTTEKCKEPAGAEVGNPGKVAQKVVATNVDKPQGDADAIPLYDGSKVYVSKMALAKAYIPMPAIYTSRVTDLVIGKENLARIAQGKESPDKDLMQAIITHVCKVFAIRGDQLTPSVIQEFIDHKLRTLKTCYAIPKSTLPGQVLQQ from the exons ATGGCGGACGACGAGCAATTCAGTTTGTGCTGGAACAATTTCAACACAAATCTGTCGGCTGGGTTCCACGAGTCGCTATGTCGCGGCGATTTGGTGGACGTTTCCCTTGCGGCGGAGGGGCAAATCGTGAAGGCCCACCGGTTGGTTCTATCGGTGTGCTCGCCCTTCTTCCGCAAAATGTTCACCCAAATGCCCTCAAACACCCACGCCATTG TATTTTTGAACAACGTCAGCCACTCGGCTCTGAAGGACCTGATCCAGTTTATGTATTGCGGGGAGGTGAACGTAAAGCAGGACGCCCTGCCCGCGTTTATCAGCACCGCGGAATCGCTGCAAATCAAGGGGCTAACGGAT aaTGACCCTGCGCCGCAGCCACCGCATGAGCCCAGCCCCCCGCCAGCAGCACCCCATGTACAACAGCAGCAAGTGGCTACCCAGCGCGTCCAGCGCCAGCAGCCGCGTCCTGCCGCCCGCTACAAGATTGAGACCGTGGACGAGGGATTGGGCGACGACAAGGGCACCACCCAGATAGTCATCCAGACCACGTCAGCACCCCAAGCCACCATTGTACAACAGcaaccgcagcagcagcagcaaacgACCCAAATCCAGACTCAGCAGCTGCAGACAGGATCCACGACGACGGCCACCCTGGTGACGACAAACAAACGATCCGCCCAGCGCTCCAATCTGGCCCAGAGCAGTAGCGCCGGTGTCAAGCGTACGAAAACGGTAATGGACCCACTGGAATCTGAAACTGGAACTACGGCGACCACCACGACGCAGCAGATAGTGCCGCAGCAAATCACCGTTCAGACCACTGTTGTATCGGCGGCGGAAAAGCTACCTCAATCGCAGGTacgccagcagcaacagcaggagGAAGCTGAATACATTGATCTCCCCATGGAAATACCCACGAAATCTGAACCGGACTACACTGAGGACCACGGTGATGGTGCTGGCGATGCGGAAGGCCCATACGTTGAAGACGATACCTACGGCGACATGCGCTATGACGACAGCTACTTCACCGAAAACGAGGATGCGGGCAACCAGGCGGCGAACACCAGTGGCGGTGCCGTCTCTGCCACCACATCCAAGGCTGTAGTCAAACAGCAGAGCTACAGTGACTCGTCGTTCGTCGAGGGTGGCGCGGATCAGAGCACGACAGAGGCTCAAG GAAAGGAAAAGGAACTAGACAAGAATGGAAAGGACGCCAAAGAACAGGACACAACGGAAAAATGCAAGGAACCGGCTGGCGCTGAAGTGGGAAACCCAGGGAAGGTGGCTCAGAAAGTAGTGGCTACAAATGTGGATAAGCCTCAAGGTGATGCAGATGCGATTCCCCTGTACGATGGAAGCAAAGTTTATGTCTCCAAGATGGCTTTGGCCAAGGCTTACATCCCAATGCCAGCCATATACACGTCGAGGGTAACGGATCTGGTGATTGGCAAGGAAAACTTGGCCAGGATTGCCCAAGGAAAAGAGTCGCCAGACAAGGACCTGATGCAGGCCATTATAA CTCACGTGTGCAAGGTCTTTGCCATCCGAGGGGATCAGCTGACTCCTTCGGTGATCCAGGAGTTCATCGACCACAAACTAAGGACCCTCAAAAC GTGTTATGCAATCCCTAAAAGCACTCTTCCAGGACAAGTCCTCCAGCAATAG
- the LOC108121548 gene encoding modifier of mdg4-like isoform X4, translating to MADDEQFSLCWNNFNTNLSAGFHESLCRGDLVDVSLAAEGQIVKAHRLVLSVCSPFFRKMFTQMPSNTHAIVFLNNVSHSALKDLIQFMYCGEVNVKQDALPAFISTAESLQIKGLTDNDPAPQPPHEPSPPPAAPHVQQQQVATQRVQRQQPRPAARYKIETVDEGLGDDKGTTQIVIQTTSAPQATIVQQQPQQQQQTTQIQTQQLQTGSTTTATLVTTNKRSAQRSNLAQSSSAGVKRTKTVMDPLESETGTTATTTTQQIVPQQITVQTTVVSAAEKLPQSQVRQQQQQEEAEYIDLPMEIPTKSEPDYTEDHGDGAGDAEGPYVEDDTYGDMRYDDSYFTENEDAGNQAANTSGGAVSATTSKAVVKQQSYSDSSFVEGGADQSTTEAQGKEKELDKNGKDAKEQDTTEKCKEPAGAEVGNPGKVAQKVVATNVDKPQGDADAIPLYDGSKVYVSKMALAKAYIPMPAIYTSRVTDLVIGKENLARIAQGKESPDKDLMQAIITHVCKVFAIRGDQLTPSVIQEFIDHKLRTLKTLVSKTAQ from the exons ATGGCGGACGACGAGCAATTCAGTTTGTGCTGGAACAATTTCAACACAAATCTGTCGGCTGGGTTCCACGAGTCGCTATGTCGCGGCGATTTGGTGGACGTTTCCCTTGCGGCGGAGGGGCAAATCGTGAAGGCCCACCGGTTGGTTCTATCGGTGTGCTCGCCCTTCTTCCGCAAAATGTTCACCCAAATGCCCTCAAACACCCACGCCATTG TATTTTTGAACAACGTCAGCCACTCGGCTCTGAAGGACCTGATCCAGTTTATGTATTGCGGGGAGGTGAACGTAAAGCAGGACGCCCTGCCCGCGTTTATCAGCACCGCGGAATCGCTGCAAATCAAGGGGCTAACGGAT aaTGACCCTGCGCCGCAGCCACCGCATGAGCCCAGCCCCCCGCCAGCAGCACCCCATGTACAACAGCAGCAAGTGGCTACCCAGCGCGTCCAGCGCCAGCAGCCGCGTCCTGCCGCCCGCTACAAGATTGAGACCGTGGACGAGGGATTGGGCGACGACAAGGGCACCACCCAGATAGTCATCCAGACCACGTCAGCACCCCAAGCCACCATTGTACAACAGcaaccgcagcagcagcagcaaacgACCCAAATCCAGACTCAGCAGCTGCAGACAGGATCCACGACGACGGCCACCCTGGTGACGACAAACAAACGATCCGCCCAGCGCTCCAATCTGGCCCAGAGCAGTAGCGCCGGTGTCAAGCGTACGAAAACGGTAATGGACCCACTGGAATCTGAAACTGGAACTACGGCGACCACCACGACGCAGCAGATAGTGCCGCAGCAAATCACCGTTCAGACCACTGTTGTATCGGCGGCGGAAAAGCTACCTCAATCGCAGGTacgccagcagcaacagcaggagGAAGCTGAATACATTGATCTCCCCATGGAAATACCCACGAAATCTGAACCGGACTACACTGAGGACCACGGTGATGGTGCTGGCGATGCGGAAGGCCCATACGTTGAAGACGATACCTACGGCGACATGCGCTATGACGACAGCTACTTCACCGAAAACGAGGATGCGGGCAACCAGGCGGCGAACACCAGTGGCGGTGCCGTCTCTGCCACCACATCCAAGGCTGTAGTCAAACAGCAGAGCTACAGTGACTCGTCGTTCGTCGAGGGTGGCGCGGATCAGAGCACGACAGAGGCTCAAG GAAAGGAAAAGGAACTAGACAAGAATGGAAAGGACGCCAAAGAACAGGACACAACGGAAAAATGCAAGGAACCGGCTGGCGCTGAAGTGGGAAACCCAGGGAAGGTGGCTCAGAAAGTAGTGGCTACAAATGTGGATAAGCCTCAAGGTGATGCAGATGCGATTCCCCTGTACGATGGAAGCAAAGTTTATGTCTCCAAGATGGCTTTGGCCAAGGCTTACATCCCAATGCCAGCCATATACACGTCGAGGGTAACGGATCTGGTGATTGGCAAGGAAAACTTGGCCAGGATTGCCCAAGGAAAAGAGTCGCCAGACAAGGACCTGATGCAGGCCATTATAA CTCACGTGTGCAAGGTCTTTGCCATCCGAGGGGATCAGCTGACTCCTTCGGTGATCCAGGAGTTCATCGACCACAAACTAAGGACCCTCAAAACGTTGGTGTCCAAAACGGCACAATAG